The following are from one region of the Stanieria cyanosphaera PCC 7437 genome:
- a CDS encoding glycosyltransferase family 4 protein codes for MNHNQSNLPTTKLVKKHVFIFLEIFTCEGGIQSYVKDIFQAYNYLNQSQSYQAEVFLLRDELEQQNPYATEQFQFHYLKTLPPWRGRIKLALSLLTCLLLRRPQRVYCGHIKLATLTKTLCQALGIPYTILTYGKEVWDTLPQNQRQALQQAASIWTISRYSCQRACQANQIDPNKVKILPCVVDGSIFTPGNQPLELIEKYGLRDAKVLMTVARLWSGDIYKGVDVTIRALPKILHSFPNVKYLVIGRGDDRSRLEQLAQDLGVAQQVVFAGFVPTEALVDHYRVADVYIMPSQEGFGIVYLEAMACGKPVLAGDADGSADPLQDGRLGWRVPHRDPDAVATACLEILQGNDQRCDSQWLRRETLAKFSQEALKEQLQQLLASES; via the coding sequence GTGAATCATAACCAATCAAATCTTCCTACTACTAAACTAGTAAAAAAACACGTATTCATCTTTCTTGAAATATTTACGTGTGAGGGTGGTATTCAATCGTATGTAAAAGATATTTTTCAAGCATATAACTATCTCAATCAATCTCAATCTTATCAAGCTGAAGTTTTTTTACTTCGAGATGAATTGGAACAACAAAATCCCTACGCAACAGAACAATTTCAATTTCATTATCTCAAAACTCTACCTCCTTGGCGTGGCAGAATTAAACTAGCTTTATCTTTATTAACTTGTTTATTATTGCGTCGTCCTCAACGAGTTTATTGCGGTCATATCAAATTAGCAACTCTTACTAAAACTTTATGTCAAGCATTGGGTATTCCTTATACTATTTTGACTTATGGTAAAGAAGTTTGGGACACTCTACCTCAAAATCAACGTCAAGCTTTACAACAAGCAGCTAGTATTTGGACAATTAGCCGTTATAGTTGCCAACGCGCTTGTCAAGCTAATCAAATTGATCCTAACAAAGTAAAAATTCTTCCCTGTGTGGTTGATGGTAGTATTTTTACTCCAGGTAACCAACCTCTAGAATTAATTGAGAAATATGGTTTGAGAGATGCCAAAGTATTAATGACTGTTGCTAGATTATGGTCTGGAGATATTTATAAAGGAGTAGATGTCACAATTCGTGCTTTACCCAAAATTCTGCACAGTTTTCCTAATGTTAAATATCTGGTGATTGGTCGCGGTGACGATCGCTCTCGTTTGGAACAATTAGCACAGGATTTGGGAGTTGCCCAACAGGTTGTTTTTGCTGGTTTTGTTCCTACAGAAGCTTTAGTTGATCATTATCGAGTGGCGGATGTTTATATTATGCCTTCTCAAGAAGGATTTGGCATAGTTTATTTAGAAGCGATGGCTTGTGGGAAACCAGTACTAGCTGGTGATGCAGATGGTTCAGCCGATCCTCTACAGGATGGACGTTTAGGCTGGCGTGTTCCCCACCGCGATCCTGATGCAGTGGCTACTGCTTGCTTAGAGATTTTGCAAGGAAATGACCAACGTTGTGATAGTCAATGGTTAAGGAGGGAAACTCTAGCTAAATTTAGCCAAGAGGCACTAAAAGAACAATTACAACAGTTATTAGCCTCTGAATCTTAG
- a CDS encoding SHOCT domain-containing protein — MSIFEQFLNHPKNRRNAVILALLGAITPLAGLHKFYLGQPLWGIIYLLLWSTPMPRIACAIEAIWYLIQDQEQFEVQFNGFSSPSNNIAASQQVGAIANALRELDRLREDGLLSEYEFEQKRRQLLERIS, encoded by the coding sequence ATGTCAATATTTGAACAGTTCTTAAACCATCCCAAAAATCGTCGTAATGCTGTAATTTTAGCTCTTTTAGGTGCAATCACTCCTTTAGCTGGATTACACAAGTTTTATTTAGGACAACCTCTTTGGGGCATCATCTATCTTCTGTTATGGTCAACACCAATGCCAAGAATTGCTTGTGCCATCGAAGCTATTTGGTATCTAATTCAAGACCAAGAACAATTTGAAGTTCAATTTAACGGTTTTAGTAGTCCTAGCAACAACATTGCAGCCAGTCAACAAGTAGGCGCGATCGCAAATGCTTTACGAGAATTAGACCGATTACGAGAAGATGGTTTACTTTCTGAATACGAGTTTGAACAGAAGCGTCGTCAGCTTTTAGAAAGAATTAGTTAA